In one window of Bos indicus x Bos taurus breed Angus x Brahman F1 hybrid unplaced genomic scaffold, Bos_hybrid_MaternalHap_v2.0 tig00003242_arrow_arrow_obj, whole genome shotgun sequence DNA:
- the LOC113888940 gene encoding nucleosome assembly protein 1-like 1: MSATEEHDWMPGGLDRAVGRAGCDPSPFGVPGPAWERTDGVEEAAALLPSLRLEALEEEEHLEEEEHLLEEIEEEETVENDESEQEGAAVVAGHRDPLEQFGPVFWGLVHSLLHSFSYDDHVLVWPPGPCPMVTHSSQPPSGPGEGPAPLQEREDLAEGGEASQGPEIISSTGCEIYWKDGKELTLKTLKLQKCEGPEVPVPKSVLYFTKEASDYQYEESDEEVQEAEGEEEDSDKKPEEGPGKDLDPAEDSPGEP, from the exons ATGTCTGCCACAGAGGAGCACGACTGGATGCCAGGTGGCCTGGACAGGGCTGTTGGCAGGGCGGGCTGTGACCCCAGTCCCTTTGGGGTCCCGGGACCGGCTTGGGAGCGGACGGATGGGGTCGAGGAGGCCGCGGCCCTTCTGCCCTCCCTGAGG ctggaggccctggaggaggaggagcacctggaggaggaggagcacctGTTGGAAGAGAtcgaggaggaggagacagtagAGAATGATGAGAGTGAGCAGGAAGGCGCAGCAGTGGTTGCAGGCCACAGGGACCCCTTGGAGCAGTTTGGGCCTGTGTTCTGGGGTCTGGTCCACTCCCTTCTACACAGTTTCTCCTACGATGACCATGTCCTGGTCTggccccctggcccctgcccgATGGTCACGCACAGCTCCCAGCCTCCTTCTGGCCCTGGAGAGGGTCCCGCGCCTCTGCAGGAGCGGGAAGACCTGGCAGAGGGAGGCGAAGCCTCGCAGG GGCCAGAAATAATCAGCAGCACAGGGTGTGAGATCTACTGGAAAGATGGTAAAGAGCTCACCCTGAAAACCCTGAAGCTGCAGAAATGTGAGGGCCCTGAAG TTCCGGTCCCAAAGTCTGTATTATACTTCACGAAAGAAGCGAGTGATTATCAGTATGAAGAGTCTGATGAAGAGGTCcaagaagctgaaggtgaggaGGAGGACAGCGATAAAAAACCAGAAGAAGGACCTGGAAAGGACCTGGACCCAGCAGAGGACAGCCCGGGAGAACCCAG